The window TTGCCCAAGTTTGTCCAACATCTTCACCAATTGTTCACTGTCCATTTCAATCCAATTTCAGGTTTTATAAACAATTATCAATATGTCTTAAGAGGACCAGACGAACTTGAATTGTTTGGGAATGGAGATGTTGATCTTTGTAGTCTTTCTGGAATTCGAGCCATCGTAGATCATCCATTGCAATATCTCCTAAATCATGCTAAGTCCTTCATGATTCTGGACTTCTGGTACGCTTATCCAATAATTCTCACTAAAAATAACTGGTCTAAAAGCATCCCTATTACGAAGAACACACCAAATGAAATTGCAAATATGACCTTGTAGGAGCCTTGTCGTGTTGAAACTCGATGTGCTTCCGTTGAACCACAACTATGAATAAGCATATGCCTACATAATTTTGGGTTCCCAACGAAGCTTGAGTTTGTAAATGTATCAAACTGACCTCCAGTTGGAATAAGCCCTTCTATGTCATTGTTGGAAATGTTGAATTCAGAGAGGAAGTGAAGATTGTTGAGAGCATAGGGGATTGTACCACTAAGATGGTTGTTGGAAAGGTCCAGCCACTCTAGGTTCCTGAGGTTGCCGATCGTTTGTGGGATCTCTCCAGATAAACCGTTGAAGCTCAAAATGAGGCTAACAAGCGCTTTTAACTGACCGATCTCCAGTGGGATCTCACCGGTGAAGTAGTTCTTGCCTAGATCCATAAACGCAGCAAAAGCACTAAAAGTCCAGTAACGAGGTGTTGGACCATTATAAACTGGAAGCTCAAGGTCCCTCGCGATTAAAGATGATGAAGCGATTTCTTCGTCAGATTGTAGCATTGGCATGTCCATTAAGGCAGCTGGAATTTCCCCTGTGAGGGTGTTGTTTGATAAGTCTAGATAGAATAGGAAGTTTAAGGTGCTAATCCAAACTGGTATTGGTCCACTTAGTCGATTGTTAAACAAGAATAACATCTATAGATTTTTGAGCTTTGATATCCAAAGAGGTATTCTTCCATACAACGGGCAAGCTTCTACAACAAGGATTTTAAGATTCTCAAAACCGTCAATTATTTGGTCATCCGGTATTTCCTCACTCCTGAAGTTTCCCCCAATGAGCAAGGGGTTGAGATTCCTTGAGCTCTGGAGTATGTGAAGTgcatttgtaatatttgaaaaagAGTTTTCAGCAAGTGATAGGGAGGCTAGGGACTTCAGTTCGCCTATCCGCAGCGATATCTGGCCATGCAAGTTGTTAAATGATAGCCCTAGCCGAGTGAGGTTGCGGCATAAGTAGACGCTATCTGGAATTGTGCCTGAGAGGCTATTCCATGAAACATCCAAAGTTCTTAGATTGGACAGGATGGAGAAGTTGACCTTGTGAAGATCTCCAGTGAAGTAGTTGTTCTTGAGGTTGATGGTTGTGAGTTCTATGCAGCTACCCATAGTTGATGGAAGCTCCCCAGTCATGTTGTTGCGGTCCAAACGGAGCTCCTTCAATCTCTTCAGCCGACATATCGAATCCGGAATATCGCCGCTGAAGTTGTTCCCTCCAAGGTCAAGGACAGCCAGATTGCTGAGCTTGATGAGGCGTGCACCATCAAGCACTCCCTGCAAATAATTGTCATGAAAAGAGAGGTACTCCAGTGCGGTTGCAGTGAAGAGCTCATCTGGGAGATTCCCTGTGAGGTTGTTCTGGCCAGCCTTCAAAACTCGCAGCACGGAGCAGCTGCCGAGTTCCGGTGGGATGCCGCCACTGAAATGGTTGTAAGAGACGTCGAGCACGGCGAAGGAGGGCGCGCTGGCGCAGAAGAACGATGGCAACAGCCCTGTGAAACTATTTCTGCTGGCATTGAGTACAGCTAGGCTCTGCATTGTCTCCCATAATGGGAACTGCCCTGTGAAGGAGTTACTTGAGATGTTGAAGATGGCGGCAGCTCTTGCTGGGATCCGTTGAGGCTGTTGAAGCTCACGTCGAGAACGACGATGCTGCCAGACGACATGATCTCCCAAGGCAAGGCGCCGGACAGCGAGTTGCCGGACAGGTTGAGGCGCGACAAGCTGGCGAGGCCACCGAGTGAGGGCGACACGCTGCCTTCAAGCCGTTTGGACGGCAGCGAGACGGCCTCGACGGCGCCATCCATGCCGCAGGTGACGCCTTCCAACGCGCAGCAGTCCGTGCCATAGCGCCATGACACGCTGAGGCCACCGTCGCGCGAGAGGCCGGCGAGGaagcggaggagggagatgcTGGTGCCTGGTGGTGGCTGCGCAGAATGAAGAGTGGTGTGGCTGCAATCACAGGGAGAAAACGTGCTGGGTGAAAGCAAACTGAAGAATTTCTTGCCTTTTTTCCCCCTTGATTTTACCGTGACTTTATTATCCGGTCGGAGCACGGCAGGGGTGGACGCAGGACGCCCACCAGGTCAGACATCGTAGTCCATTCTAATAGGTGACTCGGATTTGCCCCCGACGTGGATCGTCGGAGAAGCCGAGAGGGACAGAGAGAAAAGGCCGGTGCAATCGTTGCTGACTTTGCGAGTATTGCTGATCCACCAGCCGACGCACCCCAGTACCCACCCCTGAGCTCTctgtccttttttttcttctgcttctttgctgaaaggaacaaataaaaaacTTAGGTCTGAACTAGAGCGATGTGCGAGTTTGAGATGGTTCCTCTCCTTGAGATTTTTCTAGATTCATGAAAATATCCGGCCTCAGCATTCACTGGTCCTCTCCTTTGAGATTGTTCATGTAACGACCCGATCCGAGATAACGATTAATATCTACTCTACacattgagtaaaccacacctactaattaaCTCTTTTGCGTTTTCATCCTCGTTTCGCGCAAAAAAATCAATCCAAAATTAATACACTTTCcgcgaccggctatttaagctggtaCTTTTCTTTCTCGTTTCTCAGTTTGGGAGTATCTGCCCAAGCTACAGTACCGCGAGGCTACAGTGTTTTTAGCGCTACAGTAGCCATTGCTGCGTAACCCGGGATTCGGCCCAGCCCATCCGGCCCGTGGGCTGTTACAGTTCAGCTTGAAGTCTCAACCAGAATTTTCTCTAACAACAGTCTGAACCAGAGTGATGTGCGAGTTTGAGGGCGATCTTACAAACGACGAGACACCGTCTAGCCTGAAACAGGAAGCAAGAAAAGGGACAAATATTACCAACAcgcatggttttaaatagcgggctatagtcCCGCTATAGCTCTGCTATAGTTTTTTTAGAGGGTCCTCGCTACACTATTTGTATTTGTGTCGCTATGGCAGCTATGATCATTAAATTGGGCTATAGCTGTGCTAAATGGCATAGCTTTAGCGCCGCTATAATCTTATCCTTAGCTCAGTGCTACTGTTTTGGTCATTTGGACAATTGAATATTTGATTATATGAAATTCATAGTATTGTCAACTTTAATAATGCTTCCGTAGCCCTAGAAACATATTTATGTTTATAAATTTGCTAATTActatatttttgtgcatttattACTTGTATTTTTCATGGTTAAGTAGTAAACCGCTATAAGCCATAGTCCGCTATAGTTTCCGCTATAGCCTCTTAGCCTCGGAAAAAATTAcgccgctatttaaaaccatacCAGCACGAACTCATTCACTTGCATCTCTGATCTCACTGATCTGTATAGAAATCTGGCGTCGCGTTGGAACAAGAACACCCTTGCGGCGCGGCGGACTGATGAAgtgatgatcttgtagtcatccCGACCTAGCGCGGATGGGGTCTCCGGGTCTGTCTGACCCGACAATGCGGCGGACCGATGATAATGGCTTCATGCCACCTCTGTGGGCTATGGATAGGTAGATCCAGGGGTGGAGGCCCCCTAATGATCCCGTAGCATCATTATTAAAAGTGGAACTTATCCCAGCGGCAGCCTGCGGCAAGACTGTTGGCCCCCCAATCACTGCTTGGCCCCCTAATGATcaaatcctggctccgcccctgggtAGATCAGTAGTAGATGCTATGCTACAGTTGCTACTGCTCTTAAGATTTTGCCCATGATCGAATTATGCATGTCAGTGTATGAAGTGGACATCGGTGGGATCTTAAGAAACAAAGTGACGTTGGAAAAAAAATGTGGCGTTGACATGATGCCGGTCGCTGCAGCTGTGCTTGTAGGGCGTCTTTCCTCGCTGTGCAAGAAAGCATGGCCTGACGTTACAGGTCTGAATTCTCTGAAACACTGATGGAACACGGCGTGGCGTCTGTATCTCTATCGCTATCCTGGCTATTTCCTCCGTTGGAACCACAAGTTTATACACGGAGGACGATGTTGAAGGACAGAGCCAGTTGATCCGTCAGAAATCAGGCTGTCTCTCTCCAGCCTCCTCTCCTTGAGTCTTGAGATGGTTTcagtctgaaactctgaaagtCTGAATCTGAACTCAGGTAGAGTGATCTGCGAGTGTGAAGGCGGTAATCATAAACGAGAAGACACATCTAGCCGTGAACACAGGAAGGCAACGATGATTGGCGCATCTTCATTCCTCTGATCTCAGTGATCTTTATAGAAATCTGGCGTTTTGTTCGAGAACAAGAACGGCCTGGGCCCTGGGGCCGACGGCGAACTGGCGAAGCATGCAAATGGACGGCACGGGAGGAGTCGAGGTCGTCGGATCGAGGAGGCGAAGAGGACTTTGCGGACAGATGATCTTGCACGCATCCATAAGTATCCtgaactgccgccgccgccgccgcccggagccCGCTCGACCGCGCGCGTTCCATGCGAAGACGAAGGCGCGGCGCCCGCGCGTGGCTTCAATCCGTCGAAAGCTGTTCCTCGAGTCCGCGGTGCAAGCTCGCGCGCAAGATTACAACTAAGGATCTTGGATGCAGGCGGACGCGCGCGACCCcgtggaggccgccggcgccggcgacggtggACTGGCGTTTTTCTCCAGTGACCTGTCTCCTCCCACTTGAGATGGTTCAGTCTGAATCTGAACTCAGAATGAGTGTTCTCTGCTGCGCTGGTGAAGGTGGACTCTCGGAATCATATATAAGCGCAGAAGACACATCTAGCCAAAAATAAGATTGACGCATTTCTGTCAGCTTAGCAGCTGCACCGGCGAGCTTAACACAACGCGAACGCAGTGGAGTTTGGAGACGGGAGTTTGGTGCCGCAGCAGCGACGTTTTCTGGTTTATCATTGCATATAAATAGTAACAAACTACTCTAATCCGGCTGCAATCTCACCACGATCCGGAAGCAACGCGCGCCATCCCACGCATGCCCATGTTCCCCGTTCTTGGCGGCCACGCAGCCCATGGCGCACGTCCTCACGGCGCAGCGCGGACGTGCGCACGACTCGCTAACCAACTAGCTAGACACGCTAACAGCTAGACAAACTAACTAACTAATATGTACACGTACAAGATTTGGCTAACAATTTCATTCCCCTGATCTCGGTGATCTTCGGAAATTTATTTAGCCTCGCGCTTGTTCGGGAATAACAACAGCCTGGTGGGTGGTGGCGACGGCGAACTGGCGAAGCATGCAATGGACGGAGCAGGAGGAGACGAGGTCACGAGGAGTCGAGATCGGAGGAGGAATTGGCTCATGGATGATCCTGCGGACATCCGGACCTAACCTTCACGGTGTCTGAACCAACAATGCCGCCGCCCGGAGCTCCGGCGGAGCGTCGAGCGCGTTCGGCGCGTTCCATGCCAAGGAGAAGGCACGGCGCCCAATCCGTCGAAAGCTCATGTTCCTCCGGATCCGCCGCGCAGGCTCTCTCTTAAGATCAGCCGCCGTGAACCGGTGAACGGACCCTCGGAGGCTGCCGGCGCCGGTTGActggcgcggccacggcgcgggAGCGGCCACAGGGGATGGACGGCAAACCAAATAAcgtccaggggtggacggtaaatgattTACCGTCCAGGGTCGGTTTGGTTTCTGACCGTCCGATTGGAATTAGACGGTAAGGATTCGCTGAAGGAGATGCGTAGGGGAAGGAATTTCTTAGAAAACCCCCTGCTAAGAGATTTTCCCTTGCATAACAACTCCTCTCTGCTCCCCGAGCCCTTCGTCTTCCCCGCGGCGGATTGAGgagcgaggaggcggggcggcggccatggcggagccccGGATGGTGACTGGTGAGGTCACTTCTGCATAAACCTTCGGCGCTTCTCCCTTGAAATCAACAGTGAATCGTGGAGCAGCATTCCCATGAGCAGACTCTATGATCCTTATCTCCCTCCATTGACCCCGTTCTGAAATCTCTCGGTCTCGGGTGAGTTGCCGGGACATGCGCTGGAGAAAGGATCGCTCCTCCCCCTCGCAAGTCGACACACCGAAGCAGGAGGCGGCCTTCGAGCTTCTGAACTCTAAACAGCTCCCATTTTGATGCGCGATTTGTTCATCTCCCCTATTCACTCCATGAGAATTTGGTGCTCAGTCGTCTCCAGTGAGTTCGATGCCTACTGAATTGTGCGCATGGAAAGTACATTAACTTGTAGGCATCTGTTTCTCTCTGGTTTCCATTTTGCATTGTGTTACTCTCTCTCCAGTTTCCAACCAACGATCTCCATTATATATCctgattgttttatttttcctctcaatGCTAACTGCTAATCTTCTTATTAATTTCATACGCATCTCCAGGTTGCAGACTCCAGATTGCATACTGTAACTTGTGAAATACCATATCACAAATTCACCAGCACAGAACGTTGACAGTCAAATGAAAATACTGACCGTGGTTCATTGTTCTGTGTTAGGTGACACATGCTGAATTTCCTACGCATTATCTCTGTTGAACACTTGTCAACTGTCATCGCAAGTGGGACTTCTCAAAGTTTTGTTCTTCCTTAcctaaatgaaaaaaaaggaacaaaTTATTATGACAAGTAGGTTGTTAAGAAAGCATAATTTCGGCTCAGGTAACCCAATCCAAGCTGTTGCTTGGTAAGATGTCCTCCTTAACTAGTTGTTTTGTCTCTGCAAAAAAATTCCCTTGAGTTGTAGCAGACCACATGTAGTTTTTTATTTGTATGTTGCTAGATCAGCAATGACGACGCAACATCAAAGGTCAGAGAAGACTTTGGAGATAAGGATGGGATCGATCTGTTAGCCAGCAGTCATGTGTCCTGGTGATCCTGCTCCTGCCGTGGCAATATAAGTGAAGATATGGAACACCACTAGATTGAGAATCTAAGGTAGGCTACACAGCAACATTTCATCACTGCATCAATGGCATCAACTGCGACCAGCAGCAGGTAACTAGACTAGAAAGGCAAAGGgataaaaaaaaaggcaaaggTAGCTGCCATCTTTACCAAAGCCTCATATAACTTGACTGCATCTGTTGTTGCTTTGACATTAATTCGGTGCATAGATTTTGTAGTGTATTAAGTATAAACGGTTCTGTTCGTGAGGAAATGGGTGATACGTTTGGAATTTCGGATTAACCACAAGTTTATCTTGATTTGCAGTGACAAGGAGCAGGCCCTCCCTACCATCGACGCTGACCAAGCGCACGCTCTCTTGAGCTCTGGCCATGGCTATGTTGATGTCAGGTACTCAATGGGTCAACGAGGGCTTTACTGTTCTTGTTCTTATTGGAGAAGCTTCCATGACAGAAAATTAACTGGTGGGTATGAATGAAATGAATCTTCAGAATGCAGGAGGACTTTGACAAGGGCCACTCACCCGGTGCTCGCAATGTTCCATACTACCTGTCGGTCACGCCACAAGGTCGGTTTCTTCACCCTGCTTGTGCTTGCTCCGTGAGGGCCTGTTTGGATTGGGGGTGATTTTGATATACTCCATATTTGATCTTCCATTTGGAAAATATGTAGGATCTAGTTCAAATTTATACTCAATTCTAAAGATTTGGATCATAATTTACTGTAATCAAACATGCCCCATATATGACAAGATTGGTGGTGTCACGTTCTTTTATCCCTTGTTATTCGATCTGTTGACTTTGCTGATCCCAGGGAAGGAGAAGAATCCTCGCTTTGTAGAGGAAGTGGCTGCACTCTTTGGGAAGGACGATGTCTTCATTGTGGTAGGTTACTACCTTCATCAATCATATACGCACTCGTACTCGAGTACACTGTATTAGTAACTAGCATTGCACAAGCATGGTTGGGTTAACTGAAGCTAGTAATTTTTTCTTTCTGAACCGAACTGAAGCTAGTAATTAACAGTTTCTTGCTGCAAATTAAGTAGCTCTTATTTCGCAGTCTATAAATTATACGCCCCTTGCTGGAATCATAACGACTTACTTCAATTTTGACcctatccaaaaaaaaaagtgcttGCATACTAGCATCGATCATGATTTATCAGGAGTAAAAAATTAACTTCAAATTTACATAGGGATGCAACACGGGGAACAGATCCAGGTTTGCAACTGCAGATCTTCTAAATGCGGTAAATCCAGGACAGCTGAGCTATCAATCTAGTAGGACTAAACTCTGATAAGTGTCAACTGTGTGTCACACTATCTGCTCACTTGGATGTCCAGGGGTTCAAGAACGCGAGGAACCTGCAAGGTGGCTATCGCTCCTTTCTCCAGAGTGCAAATCAGCAGCCAGCTCAAGAGCCGTAGGCATCACCAGTTAATGCCAGTTCGTGCATGCCTGTATTGTTCATTATTTGGATGGCCATTTCGAAAAGTTTCAGTGTGAGATCCTGGTGAAATTCCTGCATCCACAGGCTGTTGAACTTTGTGATGTAATAAACATTCATGAAATAGTACTCCAAAAAGAAATGTTGAGGCCAGAAGTGATGCTTGCTATATCAATTTGCGAATATACATTCTACTGTGGAGCATGTCTTAGTATAGCATTACAAGTAATTGAAGTGTCGTAATGACCTTTACAACAAGAGTTTCGTACATGTGTCTGCCAAAATTGTGTCccgcctttttttttccttcataaCCTGATATTCGATATCAGTAAATTTCAGGTTAGCTGATTTCGCTCCGACACTGATCTATAGTCAATTGGTTCCTTTAGTCCAGGGCATGGCAAGTTGAAAGCAACCTCTCGGACTCTTGAGTATAATCGCGTGTTGCTTCCAAGTTGAGATCCTTACAGCAGAAAGGAGGCTTCAGAAAGATTACATGAGCTACTTCATAGCACCTCCTTTTCCAGCTTCAACACAGCCATGAATGCTTCTTGGGGAACATCAACCCTTCCGATTGCTTTCATTCTCTTCTTTCCTTCAGCCTGTTAGCAAATATTACATGACCATATTATCTGACGCTAAAAATACCAGCGAAAAGAACTTCCAGTGTCCACTCTACTCTTTAGGTATTATGCAAAGATTAAGGAGCATTGACCTTTGAACAACCAAAATCAATAAGTTATCCCATGATTTTTTATAGTCAAACAATAATAGTTTCTAGGAAAGGTTACCTGTTTCTTCAgcaatttcttttttcttgttaTATCACCACCTGCAAGTCAAAGACAATAGTGCTCTGAATAAAGGCTGCATGTATGTAATGCAATGCAAGACTGCAgggatttcttttcattttccttttttttatccAAAAGAACACTATTTTACTAACTGCTGTTgtgagaaacaaaaaaaaatgagagacAGGAATAAGATAGCACATTCCATTTGCTTAAGATGCTTTCAAAGTGCATGTTTAGTGTTCTGTTTACCATAGCATTTTGATAGGACATCCTTTCTGATGGCCGACAGGGCTTCACTTGCAATGACCTTTGTGCCAATACATGCCTGTCAAGCTTCATATTAGTGTCTAATTACCATGGAAAAACAGGACTGTAAACAGGAAGTTTTGTTGCCCCAGAAATAGGATTGGTTGCTATATTTTCCAACAGGCAGCTTATGTAAATTTGCCAATTACTTTATTACCTTTTGTTACTAACGCAAGATGAAAATTATTGTTCTCTCTTGAATTTTGATATTGCTTACAAAAATTAGGATGAAAAAGTTTAGGGTGCCTTGACCAAAAACTAAGGCTCTCGAACCCATAGCAGATAGAACACTAAGAAGTGCAGATGTGCCACATAATATTCTCTCTCATTAAATATATTATTTTCCTATATTTTATCCAAGTGTTATCATCTAATATATTCACTCATTCtttgaaattaaaaaaagagAGTTATGGTTAACATATAATAATATGTCTCAAGCACGAGCAAGACTAATGAGAGCAACCCATGCATCTGCTTCAGTCCATATTTGCACCTCCTTCATGCTGGTATGGAGGTGCTCTTAACTCTCCCATGGCTCCAAGCTCTATAGTGCTATGTACTATTGCTAAAAGAAATCTGTGAGAACAAGACAGAAAAATCTCACTTGAATAGGAACTCTAAACATTTGTCGAGGTATAAGTTCTTTGAGTTTTTGTGTCAGTGCCCTGCCAACAGAGTATGCCTGGAAAAAGACATTCCACAAGTCAGATTGCCTCGAGAAGCTTTTCCATGACAACTGATAAATAaaagctgttttttt is drawn from Panicum virgatum strain AP13 chromosome 1N, P.virgatum_v5, whole genome shotgun sequence and contains these coding sequences:
- the LOC120654694 gene encoding thiosulfate sulfurtransferase 18-like codes for the protein MASTATSSSDKEQALPTIDADQAHALLSSGHGYVDVRMQEDFDKGHSPGARNVPYYLSVTPQGKEKNPRFVEEVAALFGKDDVFIVGCNTGNRSRFATADLLNAGFKNARNLQGGYRSFLQSANQQPAQEP